In Candidatus Methylomirabilota bacterium, the following are encoded in one genomic region:
- a CDS encoding 3-phenylpropionate/cinnamic acid dioxygenase subunit beta, which produces MSLDLLLLKQEVEDFLYREAELLDERRYDEWLDLFTEDAHYWMPMRRNVPHDEPEREFTRAGGEVNWFDEGKDTLARRVRQIATGLHWAEEPPSRICHMVSNIQLLEATPPGPAASEVTVKCRFLVYRNRLETETDVLVGKREDRLRRVDGRWRIARRKVILDQSVLLAKNLTFFF; this is translated from the coding sequence GTGAGCCTCGACCTCCTCCTCCTCAAGCAGGAGGTCGAGGACTTCCTCTATCGCGAAGCCGAGCTCCTCGACGAGCGGCGGTACGACGAGTGGCTCGACCTCTTCACGGAGGACGCGCACTACTGGATGCCGATGCGGCGGAACGTCCCGCACGACGAGCCCGAGCGCGAGTTCACCCGCGCGGGCGGCGAGGTGAACTGGTTCGACGAGGGCAAGGACACCCTGGCCCGGCGCGTCCGCCAGATCGCGACCGGTCTGCACTGGGCCGAGGAGCCGCCGTCGCGGATCTGCCACATGGTCTCGAACATCCAGCTGCTCGAGGCGACGCCGCCCGGTCCCGCGGCGTCCGAGGTCACGGTCAAGTGCCGCTTCCTCGTCTACCGGAACCGCCTGGAGACGGAGACCGACGTGCTGGTCGGCAAGCGCGAGGACCGGCTCCGGAGGGTCGACGGGCGCTGGCGGATCGCCCGGCGCAAGGTCATCCTCGACCAGAGCGTCCTGCTCGCGAAGAACCTGACCTTCTTCTTCTGA
- a CDS encoding amidohydrolase family protein: MAKQGLKVLDSDMHCMEPADLWERYIDPAYKPFAPRGLQEYIADLRLVIDGKTLPRHSSLRLRSRGGEEDPFHKRRERFRPAAERGWDGATQLDAMDTEGIDVAVVYPSRGLFAQAVDDLDPAFAGAIARAYNDWLHDYCKADPVRLLGAAMISPHDVRDAVEEARRAVETLGCRAVFVRPNPVKGRNWHDPYFEPLWAELERLKVPLGFHEGFGPYLPQVGDRFGADLQMVHTACHPMEMMLAVISMIGGGVLERHPTLRVAFLEGNCGWVPFLLWRLDEHYEVTFKRPNSPLTMKPSDYFKRQCFVSVEADEDFVKQVIEAIGDDTIVFSTDWPHGDSKYPHAVEAFMTLPISEKSKQKILWDNCARYYGIPTD, encoded by the coding sequence ATGGCCAAGCAAGGACTCAAAGTCCTCGACAGCGACATGCACTGCATGGAGCCGGCGGACCTCTGGGAGCGCTACATCGACCCGGCCTACAAGCCGTTCGCGCCGCGGGGCCTGCAGGAGTACATCGCCGACCTGCGGCTGGTGATCGACGGCAAGACGCTCCCGCGACATTCGTCGCTGCGCCTGCGGTCCCGTGGCGGCGAGGAGGACCCGTTCCACAAGCGGCGCGAGCGCTTCCGGCCCGCGGCCGAGCGCGGCTGGGACGGCGCGACGCAGCTCGACGCGATGGACACCGAGGGCATCGACGTGGCGGTCGTCTATCCGTCACGCGGCCTGTTCGCCCAGGCGGTCGATGACCTCGACCCGGCCTTCGCCGGCGCCATCGCGCGGGCGTACAACGACTGGCTCCACGACTACTGCAAGGCCGATCCCGTTCGCCTCCTCGGCGCGGCGATGATCTCGCCGCACGACGTCCGCGACGCCGTGGAGGAGGCGCGCCGCGCCGTCGAGACGCTCGGCTGCCGGGCCGTGTTCGTGCGTCCCAACCCGGTGAAGGGGCGCAACTGGCACGATCCCTATTTCGAGCCGCTGTGGGCGGAGCTGGAGCGGCTCAAGGTCCCGCTCGGCTTCCACGAAGGATTCGGGCCGTACCTGCCGCAGGTGGGCGACCGCTTCGGCGCCGACCTCCAGATGGTCCACACGGCCTGCCATCCCATGGAGATGATGCTCGCCGTGATCAGCATGATCGGCGGCGGCGTCCTCGAGCGGCATCCCACCCTGCGCGTCGCCTTCCTCGAGGGCAACTGCGGCTGGGTGCCCTTCCTCCTGTGGCGTCTGGACGAGCACTACGAGGTGACGTTCAAGCGGCCGAACTCGCCCCTCACCATGAAACCGAGCGACTACTTCAAGCGCCAGTGCTTCGTGTCCGTGGAGGCCGACGAGGACTTCGTGAAGCAGGTCATCGAGGCCATCGGCGACGACACCATCGTCTTCTCCACCGACTGGCCGCACGGCGACTCCAAGTACCCGCACGCGGTCGAGGCGTTCATGACGCTGCCGATCTCGGAGAAGAGCAAGCAGAAGATCCTCTGGGACAACTGCGCGCGCTACTACGGGATCCCGACGGACTGA
- a CDS encoding cupin domain-containing protein, translated as MKISVEEMERTRVARFKRLTPTKRGFVDTAIPGYERLIYNVIGRGVTEDAALKPAITDARDFNLTLVKKVPGNRVGLHDHPTVEVFMPLTGRWGVYWGDDGENEVILEQWDVISVPPGVMRGFRNAGTEEAFMLAILGGSDSGRVTWSPKVLETARQHGLQLDAKGNLVTK; from the coding sequence ATGAAGATCTCGGTCGAGGAGATGGAGCGGACGCGAGTGGCGCGCTTCAAGCGGCTCACCCCCACCAAGCGGGGCTTCGTCGACACCGCGATCCCCGGGTACGAGCGGCTCATCTACAACGTGATCGGCCGCGGCGTGACCGAGGACGCGGCCCTCAAGCCGGCGATCACCGACGCCCGCGACTTCAACCTGACCCTCGTCAAGAAGGTCCCGGGCAATCGGGTCGGCCTCCACGATCACCCGACGGTGGAGGTCTTCATGCCGCTGACCGGACGGTGGGGTGTGTACTGGGGCGACGACGGCGAGAACGAAGTGATCCTGGAGCAGTGGGACGTCATCTCGGTGCCGCCGGGCGTCATGCGCGGCTTCCGCAATGCCGGGACGGAGGAGGCCTTCATGCTCGCCATCCTCGGCGGCTCGGACTCCGGTCGCGTGACCTGGTCGCCGAAGGTCCTGGAGACTGCCCGGCAGCACGGGCTCCAGCTCGACGCCAAGGGGAACCTCGTCACGAAGTAA